In the Candidatus Zixiibacteriota bacterium genome, one interval contains:
- a CDS encoding acyl carrier protein, with protein sequence MATVDEKSIKEKVRNFITETFLIGDEKSKLKDGDSFMHKGVIDSTGVLELASFVESEYNFSIDDNEMIPDNLDSIENLTKFIARKIG encoded by the coding sequence ATGGCAACTGTTGACGAAAAGAGCATTAAAGAAAAGGTCCGTAACTTTATAACGGAAACATTTCTTATAGGCGATGAGAAGAGCAAACTGAAAGACGGCGATTCCTTCATGCACAAGGGAGTGATTGATTCCACCGGAGTGCTGGAACTTGCCAGTTTTGTCGAATCGGAGTATAATTTCAGCATCGACGACAACGAGATGATTCCAGACAATCTCGACTCCATCGAAAATCTGACGAAATTTATAGCCCGCAAGATCGGGTGA